A window of Bradyrhizobium diazoefficiens genomic DNA:
CGGGTCTTTCGCGTTGAAAGCTGCGGCGCCGGCCGCCACGAAGGGATCATGGTGACTGAATTCCACGGTGCTAGACATGCTTGTCCTTCAATCGGGAAAGGAGATAGAGGAACGGCAGGTTGATCACGATGTAGATGAGGCCGGCCAGAGTGAAGGGCTCGAGATAGCGGAAGCTTTCGTACCCGGCCGTGTTGGCCTGCCCCATCAGCACCGGCACTCCGAGCGCAAACAGGTACGAGGAGTTCCGGAACAAGGCGAGCACGTAGTTGAGCAATGCGGGAACGGACCGCTTGATCATCAAAGGGACCAGCACGCGTCGCCATGTGACATACGGACTCAAATGCAGCGCCACACACGCGTCACGCAACTCGGCTGGTATCGTGATCAGGCTCCCGCGGTAGACCTCCGAGCAGAATGCCGCATAGACCACGCCCAATACGGCGATGCCGATCGGCATTGCCGGAAACGTCAGCCCCACTTCCGGCAGGACGTAGAACGCAAAGTAGAGCAGGACAAGGATCGGCACTCCCCGAAAGAGTTCGAGCAGGAAGCGCACGAATGCCCGCCCGAGCCTGGTGCTTACATTCTCCAGGATCGCAAGCAGCAGGCCGGCTGTGAGTGCAATGGCCGAGCTCGCAAGCGTGACCAGGACGGTATACCAAACGCCCACCATGAGGCGCGGCAGAATGTCGAGGGCAAAGCTCCAGTCCCACGTCATTGTGTGACTCCTGCCAACGAATCCGCTGCGGGTGCGATCTGTACCCTCGAGCGCGCGGCTCGCAGCGCACGATTGAGCGGAAGCGCGCGCTCGATAGCCTGAAATGCCGCAGCGCAAAGAAGACACAGAATCCAATAAAGGGCGGCCAGCAGGCAGAAGACGGTGGCCGTCTCGAATGTCTGGCTGCGAACGTTGTTTGCAACATAGAGCACGTCCTGCACGCCGACGAAGCTCACGATCGAGGTCCACCTGACCATGTCTCTCGCCAGGCTGCCGAACGCGGGAACGATCTGCGAAAGCGCCTGCGGCAGCACCACCTTCGTGAGACTCTGAAGTTTGTTCAGCCCAAGTGCATGGCAAGCGTCCGTCTGCCCGCGATGGACCGCCTCGATGCCGGCGCGAACGATCTCGGCGCCGTATGCGGCCCCAAGCAGCGACAAGACGATGATCGATGCCGTGACAGGACTGAGACGCGGCACCCACGGCATGAGTGGCAGAACATAAAAGACCCAAAACAGCCAGACCAGAGCCGAGGGACCGCGAATGACCTCGATGAAGAGCATCGACGATATTCGTATCGCCGGCCGCTTGGAGAGCCTTAGCGGGCCAAGGACGAGCGCACCGAGTGCGGCACCCGAAATGGTGCAAAACGCCACCCACACCGTGACCCACAAGCCCCGCGCGAGTGAAGGCCAGTACTCCAGCACCGCTTCCACCTGAACCGCTCCGCTACTCGCAGCTTGGCGCAACGTCGCTGGCCTTGATGAGCGTGGCAAGTGTGTCCCAGTTCGGGAATCCGTACTTCTCGGCATACAGTTCCTTCAGCACGCCACTCCTTCTTAGGACCTCAAGCTGTTTGTTGAATGTATCGCGAAACTCTGCGTCTTCCTTGCGGAAGGCGATACCGATGCTGCTCATCGGCGATTTTGTGTCGACGACCATCTCGACACCCTTTTGCTGCGGATTCGGCACACTGAATTGCCCGACAGCGAAAGCGTTGGTCCGACGGCCCAGGACGGTCGCGATGCCCGCCTGAATGTCAGGAACACGCACAAGCTGATCTGACTTGACCCCTTGCAGGACCGCGTACGCCTCCTGCGCCGAGCCCGTGATCACTGCGAGCTTAATATCGGATCTCTGTGCAAATTCCGCGTATCCAGTAAGCCGGTTCGGGTCTCCGGGCGCCACGTATAGGGCATCTTGCTGTGCGCTGAGAGGCGCCGAAAATGATAAGACTCTGCAGCGCGCTTCAGTGATCAGAAGGCCGCCTGGGGCTAAATCGAACCGACGTGCCTGGAGCCCCGTGATATCTGCGGGCGACGGCATGAGAACTGCGGAGAGCTTCGACACGCCCATGCCTTTGAGGGCCAGTTCTGTGACCTCAATAAGATAGCCTTGCGGCTTGCCAGAGAGCGACACGAATGCAAAGGGCGGAGCTGAATTGAGTACAGCCGTTGCTCCTCCGGCTTTGCGGATCGACTCGAGAAGATAGTCCGCGCCGTGTGCAAACGTCGGAAGCGAACCGCCGGACATTAACAGAAGCAAGACTAGCAACAAGACCTTTGGTGCTGTGCCCATACCGTCTCCTCACGTTCATTGAACTTTGATGAACTTCCGTTCGACCGCTTCTTCCAGATACTGCCTCTCTGAATTGTCCGCGCTGAATTGCGATAGTCCTCGAGATCGATTTCTTCGCTCTCAATGCCTCAACGCAAAACGACCATTAACTGCGTGGGCGAGCTTCTACTTCTTACACATCGCCCCTGACGAGGGAGATAGTCGCCATTGCGGTTCCAGGCATTTCGTATTGTTTGGACCGGATCACGCGCGAATTCGGATTCTAGTGGGCACTACTCTGTCGCGGACAGCACCTCCCCAATGTGAGAAAAGACACTTCACGACTGAGAGTTGTCGGTACTACACCCCGACAAATTCGGAGGCGCCGGCGCCGCACTCGAGGCGTCTACGAACGCGGCCACGGTCAGGCGACCCGTCGATAGCCCATCTTTCGCGGCGGGACGCATGAGCTCCTGATGATCGACCTCACGCGGCAGCCACGCCCGCGAAAGATAGACGGCGTTGGACGCACAAATCGATGTGCCGGAGAGGTGCTCGCGAATGGCATCAATCATCACATCGCGACGTACGCACAGAATGCTCGACACACGTCCGATATCCTGGCGAGTTTTTCTGCTCCGACAGGCCTGAACAACAATTCGTCGCAGCAACGGACAGGTTTTGCCTTGAACTGTGCGAAGCCATGCGGCGAATGCTGGTCGGATCTGCATTTCATCCAGCCAATTCGTCGTCGCTAATCGTGGCTGTTGGCCGAAGCTGACTTCGTGATAACATTAGTGCTGCAACTCGCTTGATATCTGCTGATGCCGCGCGGAACGTCATCCTACCATCGTCCGGCTGGGGCGTGAGCGTGGCTTTGCCATCAACGAGTTGGCGCATGACCTCGACAATGATCTCGGCGCAGAGACTGTTGAGGTGATAGATAATATCTGGATAAGTCATGCCTTCCGTCTGCGCCAAGTGTCGGGCCAACAGAATTGGACCGTGATCAACTTTATCATCGATGAAATGAGCTGTGGCGCCCTGCGCAAGTCCGTGAATTATCGCCCACACGTATGGATGACTGCCCCTTACTAGTGGCAAGACTCCCGGATGAACATTTATGATGCCACGCTGCACGCTGCGAATAATGTGCGCATGAAGAATCCGCGTGTCGCCGAGCACACCGATGCCATACCTTCGCTCGCTCAACACGCTTGCGACATCACTGCCGTTATGATTTATGACCCTCATATAAGCGATACCTCGCTCACCGCAAAATGCACTAGTCGCAGTTCGCGGCACGAACTTTGGGACACGGATGAGCTCTCTTAGTTGATTGTTCCGTCCCGCTTCCGCCCGCTCGGATTCCTCGTCAATGACTAGGTGCGGAACAAAACCAGCTTTGACTAATGCCTCGAGCATCACCTGGCCGCGGGGATGATCACGCAAATTCAGAAATGCAAACCGAAACGTGCCAGCCGAGCGCGAATGCGCGGATGCTTCTGAAACGCCAATAGGCAGTAGATCGTTTGCCATCACCTTGGTCCTTCACACTACGTCCTTCAGTCGGGTTCACTTGATTCAGGTTGGCTTGTCACGTATCGGTCGGCTCGGTTATTACCCTCAAGTCACATCGCGCTGTCAATCGCACTAACTGTCGAGCTAATTCGGCTAGAAATGCGGTGTAGCGCGCTCCACAACCCTTCCTCAAGTCTACGAGCCATCGTCTGTCTCGGCTCCATAGTCTGGGCTGCCCCCTGACGACAGCGGGTCAATCCGGAGCGAATGATTGGCGCCTCGCAAAGCGGAAAAGAACGGCGGCTCGAAGGACAAGAATGTGGCATTTGCTCCTTTCCCAACAACCACGCTGGCGTTTGATTGCCGAGGCGACGAGCGCAAGAAGCATAGGCGCTCGAGAGCACGCGAGGCGGACAGGCAGGCAGCGAAATGCTGATGTAGGACTGCCAGCCTGACTGAACTTTCCGCGCTGGTCGGTGCGACATGTGGTGTGGTGAATACCTTGCACTTCATTGTCTTTTTCATGTCTATTTGCTTTTCCTCCGCGTAGCTTAATGGCCAACCATCCCTGATAGAACTACAAGTTCTGATAGGAACAACTATAAGCTTTCGCGGGGCGCTCCAGAGTCAGCGCTCCTTAGTCTTATTGAGTCAGAAAGTCGCAATCGATCGGACTGAGAATCGGGGTATTGAGGCAGATTCACTCAGATCGAGAAGGAGCAGATGGGTCGCCGAGGGAAGAGAACCAGCGAGACGCGATTTGCGGCTTACGTCGACGGTCTTGTTAGCGTGATTGGATATGCCGATCGAGCGCGGCCGCTTCGGGATTATTGCACCGGGCTGTTGTTGCCCTGTGAACGCAAGAGCGTAGAGCCGATAGCGGCGGTGAAGGCGCCGGAGCGAACGGCGGCCCAGCATGAATCGCTGCTGCACTTTGTCGGCGAGGGACGGTGGGACGAGAAGGTTTTGTCCAAGATGCGAGAGATGGTGCTGTCCGCCATCGAGCGTGGGGGGATCGAAGCCTGGATCATCGACAACACCGCCTTTCCCAAGAAGGGAACGCATTCTGCGGGCATAACGCGGCAGTATTGCGGACAGCTTGGCAAACAGGACAACTGTCAGATAGCGGTGTTGCTGTCGGTTGCCGATCCTCATGCCAGCCTGCCGGTGGCCTATCGGCTATATCTGCCGGAGGCGTGGGCCTCCGACGCCGCCCGCCGCAATAAGGTGGGGGTGCCCGATCAGATCGGCTTTCAGACCAAGATCAAGATAGCGCTCGATCAAATCCGCCCGCCTGCACCGCGGGCTTGCCGCGTGGCGTCGTGCTGATGGATGCCGGCTACGGCAATTACAGCGTAAGCATCCGGCGTAGTCGGCCCCGGAGGGATACATTACAGCGACCTGCGCACCGCGCTTAAGGCGCTCGGGCTTTCCTATGTTGCTGGCATTCTCTCGAGCACCATCGTGTGCCCCGGCACGAGACCCTTTCCGCCCAAGCCCTATGTGCCCGGCCGCGGACAAAGTTTGGCGGACGATCACTTGGCGCGAGGGATCGTCTGTGTCCCTCAAATACCGCTTTGCGCGTGTGCGTGTTCGCATTGCATGGTCGTGGTCGAGTAGCTCAGCCATTCGGCTTTCGCCCTCACAGATCCGGGCATGCGGCTTTCCCGCACCCGGCTCTTCCCGAGAGTAACCCGCGTCATATCCGCGCCTGCGCCCAAGTGCGAGTGATGCGTGGAACGGGCAGACGGAAGCGAGCCGTCAGGGTTTCGAACTCCGACCAACCCATGCGCCGACTTTTCTGACTGCGCCGTCTCAGACAGCGCAGCCAGGTCCGACGCACTTCCCGGTAGAAGCCGTTGAGCGCTGGGTAGTTGTGCGGTCTGCCATAGTAGCCGTAGTGTCCACGCAGAACGGCGGTGAGCCATTCGTGTTGCGTGGCCATTGGCGCGTGCATGAACCGCCAGACCTCCTGGCGCAACGCCGTCAGCTTACGCGTCAGGCGCTTCCCTTCCGTCTTGTGCTTCACGATGAACCGGCCATCCCGAGTCCGCCCACAGTAGTGGGTGAAGCCGAGGAAGGCGAAGGTCTCGGGCCGCCGCTCGCCGCGCCGCTGACACGAGAGGGCCGCGAACCGGCCAAACTCGATCAGCCGCGTCTTGTCCTCATGAAGCGTCAGGCCGAAGCCGGCCAGTCGCGCTTTGAGGGCCAAGAGCATCTCGTCTGCGTCCGCCTTCTTCTCAAAGCCCATGACGAAGTCATCGGCGTAGCGCACGATCACAATGCGACCGCGTGCATGGCGACGACGCCATCGGTGGACCCAGAGATCGAGGATGTAGTGCAGGAAGATGTTCGCGAGGAGCGGGCTGATGCCCGCCCCTTGCGGAGTGCTTCTGTCCGTCTCTTGCAACTCGCCGCTCTCAAGAACGCCGGCTCGCATCCACAGCCCGATGAGCCGCAGAATGCGAGGATCGGCGATCCTGTGCGCCAGCATCCGCAACAGCCACTCGTGGTCGACCGAGTCGAAGAAGCTGCGTATGTCGGCATCGAGCACCCAGTTCACGCGCTGACTCATGATCGCTATATGCAAAGCATCAAGCGCCATGTGATGCGCGCGAAGTGACGTCGAATCCTTAGCCCCCTTCATTGGTGATTTCGATCCCGAACTTCTTTAGGTCCGCGGGCTGATAGATCCGGTGTTGATTAAAGATCTTCGTGATGCATGACTGCCTCACTAACACGCGCCTGGTCGAGAGCCTCGACCAAAACAACGATCCAGTTGCTCGCGAATAGACGGTTCGATCTTTGGATGACTATAGCCGTTATTTAGAACGGCAGCGCCGTCGATAAAATCGATGAAAGCTCGGATCCTCAGTATCCTCAGTGTGGTAGCTGACGAAGCGGCGTAGAAGGCGGTGAAGATCAGTGGGCCCAAGGGGGGCTCGGCCATCGCGCCTCCGGCGATTCGAAGGCAAACTCCGACACCTCGTGCTTACGGATCCTCCACCCCTCAGGAGTTTGCACAAACTCATCATTCCAAATAAAGAGCACGGGGGAGACCTTAGGGCACGGCCCTTGCGCCAAGTCCCATTCGGCCCGGTACAGTGTGACACGTACTTGACCGGTCGCGTGATCTGACTTCTTAACGTCGATAATGGGGTTCGTGATCACATGGCGCTGCAACAACCGGCCGGCAGCCTGCGCCTCTTTTTGACCCTGATAGAGGCGTTCAAACTCGCTGCGACCGCGCAATGTTTGTCCCCGGAACTTCAAGACTAAGGAGCAGTCCTCGGCGAGCAGGCGAGCGGCCTTCATGGGATCAACAAAGTCGACGAAGTTGCCGTATTCGTATAACAGGCGGGTACACTCTCGTTCGATCAAAAGTCGCTCTAAGTCGTTCACTTCTTCCTCCGAGTTGCCGGACAGGAATGTTCAGTCCGTTCTTGAAGTTTATGTGCGCGCGTTGCGTGGTAATGAGCTTAGGCCGCTTAATGCTCTTGTGACACTAGTTCATATTCCTATGATGAGGATCAAGTACTAATGCTGGTAGTTGACGGATCGCTTAAAGATCGAGCGCCGGCCTATGCTAAGCCATGGGATCACGGTCGCTCGTTCGTTCGCCATAGAAATCAAGAAAGCGAACCCGGTTGATGAGTCATGCGCTCCTTCCAGCTCATAGCGCTGCATCACCATCGTGAGGCTTTCATTTCCGGCGGGTCTTGTGAGCGCGGCGTTCTTGGGACACACAAACCTCGCTCTTGATGGTCACGATCGCGCAATTGACGTTCAATGAGGAGCGTTTCGAATTGCACCAGCAGGACTGGATCGGTTGCGCGGTGATCTCCAAAGCTCGGGTCTGTGCCTGCCGAATACGCTCGACTTGTCAGCCGCTCTCAGTACCAATTTGGATCGGCATGAAACTCGGTGCCTTACCGGCTACCCCCTCGAGCTCGCATCGGGTGGCGTGTACACATCGCCCGCCCGATCACGGGCGCTACCTGATTGTCCTTGATGGTTCGAGGGCGGCCAGGGCAGGCCTAGTCGTAAGCGATATGAACTCCCACGTCCGCGGTGATCAGCGCGCGCGTGCGTAGCGGATCGGCATCCAATATTGGCGCGAGGCCTCCACGGCCACTGGGATATCGGCGTAGGCTTGCGCAGAACGTTCCTTGTCGCGCCGCCGCTTCGTGGCGCTCCGAACAGCGGACTGCCCTGATCGTCGCGACAGTGCAGCAGGATCGGCAGCAGCAGGCCGTGATTAACGTTGTTGGCATCCAGCAACGGCACCCACGCCGACATCCTGAGCCGCATCGCGGCGTAGAAATCTTGGCACCAGGGACGCGCATCGATATCGCCATTGGCTTCACGTCGGTGCATCGGCACGAACTGACGAGGCGTGATCGAGAGCGTCTGACCGATCTCGTTGTGGCGCAGTGCGACGGCGGAAATCGCCGCGAGCTCTGGAGTGCGGCCGTGGTTGAAAGGATCGGCATCGATGGCGAGCAGCGGGCAGATCCAGTCGAGCGGGCTCATCGATACCGGTCCGGCCACGATCGCGGCGACGTAGCCGTCGAGCATGGGGAGACTGGTGGCGATAGGGTGTTGGTCGGCGCGGCCCTGCAGCCACCGCTCGAGCTCTGCAAGCGGCATCGCGGCTGCCGCCAT
This region includes:
- a CDS encoding amino acid ABC transporter permease; this translates as MEAVLEYWPSLARGLWVTVWVAFCTISGAALGALVLGPLRLSKRPAIRISSMLFIEVIRGPSALVWLFWVFYVLPLMPWVPRLSPVTASIIVLSLLGAAYGAEIVRAGIEAVHRGQTDACHALGLNKLQSLTKVVLPQALSQIVPAFGSLARDMVRWTSIVSFVGVQDVLYVANNVRSQTFETATVFCLLAALYWILCLLCAAAFQAIERALPLNRALRAARSRVQIAPAADSLAGVTQ
- a CDS encoding ABC transporter permease subunit (The N-terminal region of this protein, as described by TIGR01726, is a three transmembrane segment that identifies a subfamily of ABC transporter permease subunits, which specificities that include histidine, arginine, glutamine, glutamate, L-cystine (sic), the opines (in Agrobacterium) octopine and nopaline, etc.), whose product is MTWDWSFALDILPRLMVGVWYTVLVTLASSAIALTAGLLLAILENVSTRLGRAFVRFLLELFRGVPILVLLYFAFYVLPEVGLTFPAMPIGIAVLGVVYAAFCSEVYRGSLITIPAELRDACVALHLSPYVTWRRVLVPLMIKRSVPALLNYVLALFRNSSYLFALGVPVLMGQANTAGYESFRYLEPFTLAGLIYIVINLPFLYLLSRLKDKHV
- a CDS encoding nuclear transport factor 2 family protein, giving the protein MNDLERLLIERECTRLLYEYGNFVDFVDPMKAARLLAEDCSLVLKFRGQTLRGRSEFERLYQGQKEAQAAGRLLQRHVITNPIIDVKKSDHATGQVRVTLYRAEWDLAQGPCPKVSPVLFIWNDEFVQTPEGWRIRKHEVSEFAFESPEARWPSPPWAH
- a CDS encoding transporter substrate-binding domain-containing protein codes for the protein MGTAPKVLLLVLLLLMSGGSLPTFAHGADYLLESIRKAGGATAVLNSAPPFAFVSLSGKPQGYLIEVTELALKGMGVSKLSAVLMPSPADITGLQARRFDLAPGGLLITEARCRVLSFSAPLSAQQDALYVAPGDPNRLTGYAEFAQRSDIKLAVITGSAQEAYAVLQGVKSDQLVRVPDIQAGIATVLGRRTNAFAVGQFSVPNPQQKGVEMVVDTKSPMSSIGIAFRKEDAEFRDTFNKQLEVLRRSGVLKELYAEKYGFPNWDTLATLIKASDVAPSCE
- a CDS encoding UPF0149 family protein, producing the protein MAAAAMPLAELERWLQGRADQHPIATSLPMLDGYVAAIVAGPVSMSPLDWICPLLAIDADPFNHGRTPELAAISAVALRHNEIGQTLSITPRQFVPMHRREANGDIDARPWCQDFYAAMRLRMSAWVPLLDANNVNHGLLLPILLHCRDDQGSPLFGAPRSGGATRNVLRKPTPISQWPWRPRANIGCRSATHARADHRGRGSSYRLRLGLPWPPSNHQGQSGSARDRAGDVYTPPDASSRG
- a CDS encoding reverse transcriptase domain-containing protein, whose translation is MKGAKDSTSLRAHHMALDALHIAIMSQRVNWVLDADIRSFFDSVDHEWLLRMLAHRIADPRILRLIGLWMRAGVLESGELQETDRSTPQGAGISPLLANIFLHYILDLWVHRWRRRHARGRIVIVRYADDFVMGFEKKADADEMLLALKARLAGFGLTLHEDKTRLIEFGRFAALSCQRRGERRPETFAFLGFTHYCGRTRDGRFIVKHKTEGKRLTRKLTALRQEVWRFMHAPMATQHEWLTAVLRGHYGYYGRPHNYPALNGFYREVRRTWLRCLRRRSQKSRRMGWSEFETLTARFRLPVPRITRTWAQARI
- a CDS encoding formyltransferase family protein, yielding MANDLLPIGVSEASAHSRSAGTFRFAFLNLRDHPRGQVMLEALVKAGFVPHLVIDEESERAEAGRNNQLRELIRVPKFVPRTATSAFCGERGIAYMRVINHNGSDVASVLSERRYGIGVLGDTRILHAHIIRSVQRGIINVHPGVLPLVRGSHPYVWAIIHGLAQGATAHFIDDKVDHGPILLARHLAQTEGMTYPDIIYHLNSLCAEIIVEVMRQLVDGKATLTPQPDDGRMTFRAASADIKRVAALMLSRSQLRPTATISDDELAG